In the Leptotrichia sp. oral taxon 212 genome, one interval contains:
- a CDS encoding autotransporter-associated N-terminal domain-containing protein has protein sequence MDNNLRNIEKSLRSFIKKCRGITYTKELLFAFLVTGSFAQATQKKNDDDSIEGARKQIESSIGDMKKLFKEAKQENDKLLKSSNLELIQLMEQGDHVVKSPWSSWQFGINYYYSDWKGSFRGKGDKKEKYPYEGVYRRGNWWERSTSPYGNTYKRLLETSGVASDPLSASSNLRNELNYGLVGTLPVPDKGVPFIIEPVININTPGLPNLNINPTIIQPNVRFTIPEVKTVSFEEIKVNKLEPNVFEPPALDEVSTGFAQGQEIGLNTNQNYIVTNSTVNLLDNEVNIKVRDTGYEGSGKFSWDGHSDNRSRRNRPAEGGVHGTTDQAYSYIHTAGAPVAGEYSSNTNSPGLGFLDDSITRTDKKFPINTNWRPVGDPNRREYGPSSQQVFLNVLTDSFNLDGAGKTLIFENHTTDPWSNTSNGLVRTNTMRVISVNHAYGSVNKTIEFNLNADLRIFGRDGYNDKMTTGNPKNSNPAPHMTIGIEHQAYGSIAARAINKGTMTLEKDSKKTGGLATYMVGMTAMVEDYGDYGHKLSPDDPNANAGIDPTWYLKDGDTDKVGRSSDKWKYRRQAPWESTLENRGTIKVNSIDSIGMDFAEYTFRADLAGTNYQSDNISGPTPNPTGKLPAYNNKGSLNIYARVGDIELNSEDPDGGVYTGIQGSYGLRVPNIFKDADNSQIYYDETVIDGSLNTLASKGITVNGSHNVGVSISKLITGSDRVRRYHKGELGSQPVDGAKTYLVSRPDTDPIGNIYNLNIFVNGKENVGLLRKSDYMQGTKYDLNNFMPGLARSKNDFVITDSHVQSIDFSKDAKGGVLFRTDKYGIDLSKDNFTVTAMENRNKDTSGNDMYNIVMLANGSVNSVVTGAPSGSNLDVNNPVKVKNSKAITIGTAANTGYNMLGLMAYKGGKFENNADLTVNTKNSIGLVVEGEGVRGAAKEESSGTSNNSNIKMTGDNSIGVYNNGRNYTMNGGEINISGEKNVGVYAAGIPTLDHLGNVTGYSKLASTTLNNGSLKVAGKGSVGLYANGGSDIKLNNMTNMEVNENGLLFYGIKHGTDYSQLELTGNNTATIKRGGYAFYFKNENLMNQVVKGGSTGKIYLTLHDGATLSVIEGDGTTPLLLSNVPVPSSNVTGDYEIAPGVVIKGNSGNYITTKSTKVNLQMDMDSNLDDKNDRYLNSEFSSSSITLLNGRSIKGSGALTTADTSIEKVKKSKAAIAQSNSDSLRDKVKLTNNGIIELTGTGMAGIVGEFTEIHNNSILKTTGDNSTAIIGSNGTLAQNETSGTIEIGNGGVGIAGINYLGLTDTPKGSAPSNGNRGIDIVNKGSIKSVGNSSAIGILSVDDESENITGAFGPNSILLENGSSIDMSSGAGGIGVFSQIKNRVSKTGTITDNGSLIRIGINGVGIYSDGAVINANNGGNIETVNGQTGKGIYTNENVVSNKTMTLMGDKSIGMHVYGNSPVTITNNGNITIGDSSDKNDPGIAIYAPNAGAVNHLGGTINVGNKSLGIYSENGTVTSSAPITVGNEGLGIYKKAGTAVINGTINTGNSAVAVFGDNNASIVNNSSDINIGDNSFGFAILGNGTNNYTGAAGSNINMGTESVYLYKAGALGSVVSETAVNLKPGAERSTAFYAVNDAVIRNRGQVNFSNGVGNVGAYAETNGTVYNEGNITVGGSDILQNYYSIGMAAKNGGKVVNAAGHTINVTGTYGIGMFAEGAGSRAENYGTIDMSSSGELRGAYGMYLSDNATGYVGATGVIKSGRYGGDAQKSDLIGIAVLNGATLENHGLIDIDARSSYGIYVRNGVIKNYGTINISGVGSAGVRFKNAKDENGNPLNASEIGAAVNAGNGAISHKEDLNVNNNVGTSAGGTSISPTGVVTINGNVVPVHDLTSEISPLAGNYGFSNVGIYVDTLGRTNPINWIDGFNPSVENDLIIGAEAAELSTSKAIKIGRNVLGPYVAPYMQLTGTTGQTLNAISGSLTWNVKPLAGASGYPEEAIMAKIPYTDFVSKSENAWNFADGLEQRYGVEAVGTREKQLFNKLNSIGKNEQALLTQAYDEMMGHQYANTQQRIYGTGRLLEKEFTHLKKEWDTKSKQSNKIKAFGMRDEYSTDTAGVIDYTSNAYGFAYLHEDETVKLGNSSGWYAGAVHNRFKFKDIGRSKEDQTMLKLGIFRTMSPASDHNGSLQWTVSGEGYVTRNDMHRKYLVVDEIFNAKSTYNSYGLALKNELGYNIRTSERTSIRPYGSLKLEYGRTGDIEEKTGEVRLEVKGNDYYSIRPEVGVEFTYRQPMAVKTTFVTTLGFGYENELGKVGNVGNKARVNYTNADWFNIPSEKDDRRGNFKADLNIGVENQRFGVTVNGGYDTKGKNIRGGIGFRAIY, from the coding sequence TTGGATAATAATTTGAGAAATATAGAAAAAAGTCTTAGAAGTTTCATAAAAAAATGTAGAGGTATTACGTATACAAAAGAATTGTTATTTGCATTTTTAGTAACAGGATCTTTTGCACAGGCGACACAGAAGAAAAATGATGATGATTCTATTGAAGGTGCAAGAAAACAGATTGAAAGCTCAATCGGAGACATGAAGAAACTTTTCAAGGAAGCGAAACAGGAAAACGATAAACTGTTAAAATCTTCTAATTTAGAATTAATACAGTTAATGGAACAGGGAGATCATGTGGTAAAGTCTCCATGGAGTTCGTGGCAATTTGGAATAAATTACTACTATAGTGACTGGAAAGGTTCATTTAGAGGAAAAGGAGACAAGAAAGAGAAATATCCTTATGAAGGGGTTTATAGAAGAGGAAACTGGTGGGAAAGAAGTACTTCTCCCTATGGAAACACTTACAAAAGATTATTAGAGACTAGTGGAGTTGCTTCAGATCCTCTTTCAGCTTCCAGCAATCTTAGAAATGAACTTAATTATGGTCTTGTTGGAACATTACCTGTTCCTGACAAGGGAGTACCTTTTATAATTGAACCGGTTATAAATATAAATACTCCTGGGCTGCCAAATTTAAATATAAATCCTACAATAATTCAGCCTAATGTAAGATTCACAATACCTGAAGTTAAAACGGTAAGTTTTGAAGAAATAAAGGTAAATAAACTGGAACCGAATGTATTTGAACCGCCTGCATTAGATGAAGTATCTACAGGATTTGCACAAGGACAGGAAATAGGGCTAAATACAAACCAGAACTATATTGTAACTAACAGTACTGTTAACTTGCTGGACAATGAAGTTAATATAAAGGTTAGAGACACAGGTTATGAAGGAAGTGGAAAATTTTCCTGGGATGGACATAGTGACAACAGATCAAGAAGAAATAGACCAGCTGAGGGAGGAGTTCACGGTACAACAGATCAAGCATACAGCTATATTCACACAGCTGGAGCTCCTGTTGCAGGTGAATATTCATCTAATACCAATAGTCCAGGTTTAGGATTTTTAGATGATTCAATAACAAGAACAGATAAAAAGTTTCCTATAAATACTAACTGGAGACCGGTAGGTGATCCTAACCGTAGAGAATATGGACCATCTTCACAACAGGTATTTTTAAACGTTTTAACAGATAGTTTTAATTTAGACGGTGCAGGAAAAACTTTAATATTTGAAAACCATACAACTGATCCATGGTCAAATACTTCAAATGGTTTAGTCAGAACAAACACAATGAGAGTAATAAGTGTAAATCATGCTTATGGAAGTGTAAATAAAACAATAGAGTTTAACCTAAATGCTGATTTAAGAATTTTTGGTAGAGATGGATATAATGACAAAATGACAACAGGAAATCCTAAAAATTCAAATCCGGCACCTCATATGACAATAGGAATAGAACATCAGGCTTATGGTTCCATTGCAGCAAGAGCAATAAATAAAGGAACAATGACACTAGAAAAAGACAGTAAAAAAACTGGTGGTCTTGCAACATATATGGTAGGTATGACAGCTATGGTAGAAGACTATGGTGATTATGGTCATAAATTAAGTCCAGATGATCCTAATGCAAATGCAGGTATAGATCCGACTTGGTATTTAAAAGATGGAGATACAGATAAAGTTGGAAGATCTAGTGATAAATGGAAGTATAGAAGACAAGCACCTTGGGAATCTACTCTTGAAAACAGAGGAACTATAAAAGTAAATTCAATAGACAGTATAGGGATGGATTTTGCAGAGTATACTTTTAGAGCAGATCTTGCAGGAACAAATTATCAATCTGATAATATATCCGGACCAACACCTAACCCAACAGGTAAGTTACCTGCCTATAATAACAAAGGTTCCTTGAATATATATGCCAGAGTAGGGGATATAGAGTTAAATAGTGAAGATCCTGATGGAGGAGTATATACAGGAATTCAGGGAAGTTATGGGTTAAGAGTACCTAATATTTTTAAAGATGCTGATAACTCACAAATATACTATGATGAAACAGTCATAGATGGAAGTTTGAATACGTTGGCTTCAAAAGGAATAACAGTAAATGGTAGTCACAATGTAGGAGTGTCTATATCGAAATTAATAACAGGTTCAGATAGAGTTCGTAGATATCATAAAGGGGAACTGGGAAGTCAGCCTGTGGATGGAGCAAAGACATATTTAGTCTCAAGACCGGATACTGATCCTATAGGAAACATATATAATCTTAACATCTTTGTTAACGGAAAAGAAAATGTAGGTTTATTAAGAAAATCTGATTATATGCAAGGAACTAAGTATGATCTGAATAACTTTATGCCAGGACTTGCAAGATCTAAAAATGACTTTGTAATAACAGATTCACATGTGCAGTCTATAGATTTTTCAAAGGATGCAAAAGGTGGAGTTTTATTCAGAACGGATAAATATGGAATTGATCTTTCAAAGGATAATTTTACTGTAACAGCTATGGAAAATAGAAATAAAGATACTTCAGGTAATGATATGTATAATATTGTTATGCTTGCAAATGGAAGTGTTAACAGTGTTGTAACGGGAGCACCATCAGGAAGTAATCTTGATGTAAATAATCCCGTAAAAGTAAAAAATTCAAAAGCTATAACTATAGGGACAGCAGCAAATACAGGATACAATATGCTGGGACTTATGGCATATAAGGGTGGAAAATTTGAAAATAATGCAGATCTTACAGTAAATACAAAAAATTCTATTGGACTGGTTGTAGAAGGTGAAGGAGTAAGAGGAGCAGCAAAAGAGGAAAGTTCAGGAACAAGTAATAACAGTAATATAAAAATGACCGGAGATAATTCCATTGGAGTGTATAATAACGGAAGAAATTATACAATGAATGGTGGAGAAATCAATATTTCAGGAGAAAAAAATGTAGGAGTTTATGCTGCAGGAATTCCAACACTTGATCATTTAGGAAATGTGACAGGATATTCAAAACTAGCTTCAACAACATTAAATAATGGAAGTTTAAAAGTGGCCGGTAAAGGAAGTGTCGGATTATATGCAAATGGTGGTTCAGATATAAAGCTGAATAATATGACAAATATGGAAGTTAATGAAAATGGTCTATTATTCTATGGTATAAAACATGGTACAGATTATTCACAGCTTGAACTGACCGGAAATAACACAGCTACAATAAAGCGTGGAGGATACGCCTTCTATTTTAAAAATGAAAACTTAATGAATCAGGTAGTTAAAGGTGGAAGTACAGGAAAAATATATCTGACATTACATGATGGAGCAACATTGAGTGTCATAGAAGGAGACGGAACTACACCTCTTTTACTCTCAAACGTACCTGTTCCTTCTTCAAATGTAACAGGAGATTATGAAATAGCACCTGGAGTCGTTATAAAAGGAAATTCAGGTAACTATATAACTACAAAATCAACAAAAGTAAATTTACAAATGGATATGGATTCGAATTTAGATGATAAAAATGACAGATATTTAAATTCAGAATTTTCATCTTCAAGCATAACTCTGCTAAATGGAAGGTCAATAAAAGGTTCGGGAGCATTAACAACAGCAGATACAAGTATTGAAAAAGTTAAAAAGTCAAAAGCGGCAATAGCTCAGTCAAATTCCGATTCTTTAAGAGATAAAGTTAAATTGACAAATAACGGTATAATAGAATTAACAGGTACTGGAATGGCAGGAATTGTTGGAGAATTTACAGAAATACATAATAACAGCATTTTGAAAACAACAGGAGATAATTCAACAGCAATAATCGGTTCAAACGGAACATTGGCTCAGAATGAAACAAGTGGAACAATTGAAATAGGAAATGGCGGAGTAGGAATAGCAGGAATAAATTACCTTGGATTGACAGATACACCGAAGGGAAGTGCCCCTTCAAATGGAAACAGGGGAATAGACATAGTAAATAAAGGTAGCATAAAATCTGTTGGAAACAGTTCTGCTATAGGTATACTTTCTGTAGATGATGAAAGTGAAAATATAACTGGAGCATTTGGTCCTAATTCAATCCTGCTGGAAAATGGTTCATCAATAGATATGTCATCAGGAGCAGGTGGAATAGGGGTATTTTCACAGATTAAAAACCGTGTTTCTAAAACAGGAACAATAACTGACAATGGATCTCTAATTAGAATAGGAATTAACGGAGTAGGTATATATTCGGATGGAGCAGTTATAAACGCCAATAATGGGGGTAATATAGAAACTGTAAACGGACAGACTGGAAAAGGTATATATACAAACGAAAATGTTGTTTCAAATAAAACAATGACTTTAATGGGAGATAAATCCATAGGAATGCACGTATACGGTAATTCACCTGTAACAATAACAAATAATGGAAATATAACAATAGGTGATTCTTCAGATAAAAATGATCCTGGAATAGCAATATATGCTCCAAATGCCGGAGCGGTAAATCATCTGGGAGGCACAATAAATGTAGGAAACAAGTCTCTTGGAATTTATTCTGAGAATGGAACTGTTACATCTTCTGCTCCTATAACTGTCGGAAATGAAGGATTGGGAATATACAAAAAAGCAGGAACTGCAGTTATAAATGGAACAATAAATACAGGAAATTCTGCTGTAGCAGTATTTGGAGATAACAATGCTTCAATTGTAAATAATTCTTCTGATATAAATATAGGAGATAATTCATTTGGATTTGCAATATTAGGTAATGGAACAAACAATTATACAGGAGCTGCAGGTTCTAACATCAACATGGGAACAGAAAGTGTATATCTTTATAAAGCTGGAGCATTAGGTTCAGTTGTGAGTGAAACTGCAGTTAATTTAAAACCGGGTGCAGAAAGAAGTACAGCTTTTTACGCTGTTAATGATGCGGTTATAAGAAACAGGGGACAAGTTAATTTTTCCAATGGAGTGGGAAATGTAGGAGCTTATGCTGAAACTAACGGAACAGTGTATAATGAAGGTAATATAACAGTAGGTGGATCAGACATATTACAGAATTATTATTCAATAGGTATGGCGGCTAAAAATGGAGGAAAAGTTGTAAATGCAGCAGGACATACAATAAATGTAACTGGAACTTATGGGATAGGAATGTTTGCAGAAGGAGCAGGATCAAGAGCAGAAAATTATGGAACAATAGATATGTCATCTTCAGGAGAATTAAGAGGGGCATATGGAATGTATCTGAGTGACAATGCAACAGGATATGTAGGAGCAACAGGAGTTATAAAATCTGGAAGATATGGTGGAGATGCTCAGAAAAGTGATTTGATAGGAATAGCAGTTTTAAATGGTGCAACACTTGAAAATCATGGATTAATAGACATAGATGCAAGAAGTTCCTATGGAATATATGTAAGGAACGGAGTTATAAAAAATTATGGTACTATTAATATATCAGGGGTAGGATCTGCAGGAGTCAGATTTAAAAATGCCAAGGATGAAAATGGAAATCCTTTAAATGCTTCAGAGATTGGCGCAGCAGTAAATGCAGGAAATGGTGCAATTTCACACAAGGAAGATCTTAATGTAAATAATAATGTTGGAACTTCTGCAGGAGGAACAAGCATATCTCCTACAGGGGTTGTGACAATTAACGGTAATGTTGTTCCTGTTCATGATTTGACTTCAGAAATAAGCCCTCTTGCAGGAAACTACGGATTCTCAAATGTAGGAATCTATGTAGATACACTTGGAAGAACAAACCCTATCAACTGGATAGACGGATTTAATCCAAGTGTAGAAAATGATCTGATAATAGGAGCGGAAGCTGCAGAATTGTCAACAAGCAAGGCAATAAAAATAGGAAGAAACGTATTAGGACCTTATGTGGCACCTTATATGCAGCTTACTGGAACAACTGGACAGACATTAAATGCAATATCGGGTTCGCTTACATGGAATGTAAAACCTCTAGCAGGAGCAAGCGGATATCCTGAAGAAGCTATAATGGCAAAGATACCATATACGGACTTTGTATCGAAGAGTGAAAATGCATGGAACTTTGCAGACGGACTTGAGCAGAGATATGGAGTGGAAGCAGTCGGAACAAGGGAGAAACAGCTGTTCAACAAGCTTAACAGCATAGGAAAGAACGAACAGGCGCTTCTTACTCAGGCATATGATGAAATGATGGGACACCAGTATGCGAATACTCAGCAGAGAATATACGGTACAGGAAGACTTCTTGAGAAGGAATTTACACATCTTAAGAAAGAATGGGATACCAAGTCAAAACAGTCCAATAAGATAAAGGCATTTGGAATGAGGGACGAGTACAGTACTGATACGGCAGGAGTAATAGACTATACAAGCAATGCATACGGATTTGCATATCTGCATGAAGATGAGACAGTTAAGTTAGGAAATTCATCAGGATGGTATGCGGGAGCGGTGCATAACAGATTCAAGTTCAAGGACATAGGAAGATCTAAAGAAGACCAGACAATGCTTAAACTTGGAATTTTCAGGACAATGTCACCGGCATCAGACCATAATGGAAGCCTTCAGTGGACAGTATCAGGGGAAGGATATGTTACAAGAAACGACATGCACAGAAAATATCTTGTAGTTGATGAGATATTCAATGCGAAGTCGACATATAATTCATATGGATTGGCACTAAAGAATGAGCTTGGATATAACATAAGAACAAGCGAGAGAACGAGCATAAGACCATATGGAAGCCTGAAGCTGGAATATGGAAGAACGGGAGATATAGAAGAAAAGACAGGAGAAGTAAGACTTGAAGTGAAAGGAAATGACTACTATTCAATAAGACCTGAAGTAGGAGTTGAATTTACATACAGACAGCCAATGGCAGTTAAGACGACATTTGTGACTACATTAGGATTTGGTTATGAAAATGAGCTGGGGAAAGTAGGAAATGTAGGTAACAAGGCAAGGGTTAACTACACGAATGCGGACTGGTTCAACATACCTTCAGAGAAGGATGATAGAAGAGGCAACTTCAAGGCTGACTTAAATATTGGAGTAGAGAACCAGAGATTTGGAGTAACAGTTAATGGAGGATACGATACGAAAGGAAAGAACATAAGAGGCGGAATAGGTTTCAGGGCAATTTACTAA
- a CDS encoding M48 family metallopeptidase — translation MKRKSKLIISILGMLLLASCTTAPLTGRKQLKLVSDESVARDSVESYRQFINEASSKNLLANDTADGRRLKEIGGRISRAVEKYMNENGMSKKVNSLNWEFNLIKSNEMNAFAMPGGKIAFFTGIMPVLKTDGGIAFVMGHEIGHVIGGHHAEGKSNRLTAGVVMIGKGVVDVLTGGATEAISNDLIGQGLQIGLLKFNRTQEYEADKYGMIFMAMAGYNPEEAIKVQERMAEKGSGKGSDFLSTHPSSDKRIQALKDFLPEAMKYYRK, via the coding sequence ATGAAAAGAAAATCAAAATTAATTATTTCAATATTGGGAATGCTACTTTTAGCAAGCTGTACCACTGCACCACTGACAGGAAGAAAACAGTTGAAATTAGTAAGTGATGAAAGTGTTGCAAGAGATTCTGTAGAGTCCTACAGACAATTTATAAATGAAGCAAGTTCTAAAAATTTACTTGCAAATGATACTGCCGATGGAAGAAGACTGAAAGAAATTGGTGGAAGAATATCAAGGGCAGTTGAAAAGTATATGAATGAAAATGGAATGTCAAAAAAAGTAAATAGTTTAAACTGGGAATTTAACCTTATAAAAAGTAATGAAATGAATGCATTTGCAATGCCTGGCGGGAAAATAGCATTTTTCACAGGTATTATGCCTGTTTTAAAGACAGATGGGGGTATAGCATTTGTAATGGGACATGAAATAGGTCACGTTATTGGTGGACATCATGCTGAAGGTAAGAGTAACAGACTGACAGCCGGAGTGGTTATGATTGGAAAAGGAGTTGTAGATGTCCTGACAGGTGGAGCAACAGAAGCTATAAGCAATGATCTGATAGGTCAGGGGCTTCAGATAGGACTTCTGAAATTCAACAGAACACAGGAATATGAAGCTGATAAATATGGAATGATATTTATGGCAATGGCAGGATATAATCCTGAAGAGGCTATAAAAGTACAGGAAAGAATGGCAGAAAAAGGAAGTGGAAAAGGAAGTGATTTTCTTTCTACACATCCGTCAAGTGATAAAAGAATTCAGGCTTTGAAAGATTTTCTCCCTGAAGCCATGAAATATTACAGAAAATAG
- the dusA gene encoding tRNA dihydrouridine(20/20a) synthase DusA has translation MESIKNKISVAPMVDKTDRNFRNFVRMINKDVTLYTEMITAQAIIKGDTDYILGFDEVENPIVLQISASNKKEAYEAVKIAEEYNYDEINLNVGCPSDRVSGNAMGAYLMAFPELVAEIVHEMKKATKKPVSIKHRIGIDGKGVLPDSFDRTLLDRYEDMLNFINITEQAGVNKYIIHARIAILAGLDPKENREIPPLRYDEVYKIKKEKPHLHIEINGGIKTVAAIDEHLKNVDSVMLGREIYDNPMILSEFGKYYDKEINITRKEIMEKMLSYVEKMEENGNRPHLFLLHTHGLFHGVKGSKYWKREINDSKAGSETLRRLLLEVE, from the coding sequence ATGGAAAGTATTAAGAATAAAATAAGTGTTGCACCAATGGTCGATAAAACAGACAGAAATTTTAGAAATTTTGTAAGGATGATAAATAAAGATGTTACTCTGTATACGGAAATGATAACAGCTCAGGCTATTATCAAAGGCGATACTGATTATATACTGGGATTTGATGAAGTAGAAAATCCCATAGTTTTACAGATATCTGCTTCTAATAAAAAGGAAGCGTATGAAGCAGTAAAAATTGCAGAAGAATATAATTATGATGAAATAAATCTGAATGTAGGATGTCCATCAGACAGAGTTTCCGGCAATGCAATGGGAGCTTATCTTATGGCTTTTCCGGAATTAGTTGCTGAAATAGTGCATGAAATGAAAAAAGCTACTAAAAAACCTGTTTCCATAAAACATAGAATAGGTATTGACGGAAAAGGTGTACTTCCTGACAGTTTTGACAGGACACTTCTGGATAGATATGAAGATATGCTTAATTTCATCAATATAACAGAACAGGCAGGAGTAAATAAATATATTATTCATGCGAGAATTGCCATATTGGCAGGACTTGATCCAAAAGAAAACAGGGAAATTCCACCTCTGAGATATGATGAAGTGTATAAGATAAAAAAAGAGAAGCCACATCTGCACATTGAAATAAATGGGGGAATAAAAACTGTTGCAGCAATTGATGAACATTTAAAAAATGTAGATTCAGTGATGCTGGGACGTGAAATTTACGATAATCCCATGATACTTTCTGAATTTGGTAAATATTATGACAAGGAAATAAATATTACGAGAAAAGAAATTATGGAAAAGATGCTCTCATATGTAGAAAAAATGGAAGAAAATGGTAACCGTCCACATCTTTTTCTATTGCATACACATGGACTGTTTCATGGAGTAAAGGGAAGCAAATACTGGAAACGTGAAATCAATGATTCTAAAGCAGGTTCTGAAACATTGAGAAGGTTATTATTAGAAGTTGAATAG
- the pnp gene encoding polyribonucleotide nucleotidyltransferase translates to MFDEKNYGFNLGTQQVKISTGKIARQAGGSVIVQCGGTVLLVTATRSKDVKEGQDFFPLTVDYIEKFYASGKFPGGFIKRESKPSTEEILISRLVDRPIRPLFPEGFLNAVHIVITVISYDEVNQPENLATIGVSVALGLSDIPFAGRVAGVTVGYIDGEYILNPTPEQLEVSEIELSVAGTEDAVTMVEAGAKEVSEDVMLEAIMFGHERIKEICAEQDKFLTQFEVVKYEFEKQETDAEVKEFIDGFAGELETAIMTPGKLEKYEAIDNLEIELFDKYIAKLEEENREIEEDLEKVFKKYYRDLEKRTVRDAILYKKYRTDGRTTTEIRPLDVEIDTLPVPHGSALFTRGETQALVVATLGSKADEQIVDGMEDESRKKFFLHYNFPPYSVGEAGFMRAPGRRELGHGNLAERALKYVMPSQDDFPYTVRLVSEITESNGSSSQASICGGSLALMAAGVPIKSTVAGIAMGLIKEGDTFTVLTDIQGLEDHLGDMDFKVAGTRKGITAIQMDIKIEGITREIMEIALKQALDGRMFIIDKMESVISEPRPEVAENAPKIELMKIDPSKIAGLIGPAGKVIKAIIEETGVSIDIEDDGSVAIFGKDPEMMKKAIELVKRQTQSVELNAIYEGKVTKLMKFGAFVEVLPGKEGLLHISEISEKRVGKVEDVLKEGQIVKVKVITLEDENKFNLSMKALIPKENKGEGGKDESAK, encoded by the coding sequence ATGTTTGATGAAAAAAATTATGGGTTCAATTTAGGAACTCAGCAGGTAAAAATAAGTACAGGTAAAATAGCTAGACAGGCTGGAGGTTCAGTAATCGTTCAATGTGGAGGAACTGTTCTGCTTGTAACTGCAACAAGAAGCAAGGACGTAAAGGAAGGACAGGATTTCTTTCCTTTGACAGTGGATTATATTGAAAAGTTCTATGCATCCGGAAAATTTCCGGGAGGATTTATAAAAAGGGAATCAAAGCCTTCAACAGAGGAAATTTTAATTTCAAGACTGGTAGATAGACCAATAAGACCACTATTTCCTGAAGGATTTTTAAATGCTGTTCATATTGTTATAACAGTAATTTCATATGATGAAGTTAATCAGCCTGAAAATCTTGCAACAATTGGAGTTTCTGTTGCTTTAGGATTGTCTGACATTCCGTTTGCAGGAAGAGTGGCAGGAGTAACTGTCGGGTATATTGATGGAGAATACATCTTAAATCCTACGCCTGAACAGCTTGAAGTTAGTGAAATAGAACTGTCAGTAGCAGGAACAGAAGATGCGGTAACTATGGTTGAAGCAGGAGCAAAGGAAGTTTCTGAAGATGTAATGCTTGAAGCTATAATGTTTGGACACGAAAGAATAAAGGAAATCTGTGCAGAACAGGATAAATTCCTGACACAGTTTGAAGTAGTAAAATATGAGTTTGAAAAACAGGAAACTGATGCTGAAGTAAAAGAATTCATCGACGGTTTTGCAGGTGAACTTGAAACTGCGATAATGACACCTGGTAAACTTGAAAAATATGAAGCAATAGATAATCTTGAAATAGAACTGTTTGATAAATACATTGCAAAACTTGAAGAAGAAAATAGGGAAATAGAAGAAGATCTTGAAAAAGTATTTAAAAAATACTACCGTGATCTTGAAAAAAGAACGGTAAGAGATGCGATTCTTTATAAAAAATATAGGACTGATGGAAGAACAACAACAGAAATCAGACCACTTGATGTGGAAATAGATACACTTCCTGTTCCTCATGGTTCTGCTCTGTTCACAAGAGGAGAAACTCAGGCACTGGTAGTTGCAACTCTTGGAAGTAAGGCGGATGAACAGATAGTGGATGGAATGGAAGATGAATCAAGAAAGAAATTCTTCCTGCATTATAACTTTCCTCCATATTCTGTTGGAGAGGCAGGATTTATGAGAGCTCCGGGAAGAAGGGAACTTGGACATGGAAATCTTGCTGAAAGGGCATTGAAATACGTAATGCCTTCACAGGATGATTTTCCATATACTGTAAGACTTGTTTCAGAGATTACTGAATCAAATGGTTCTTCATCTCAGGCAAGTATTTGTGGTGGTTCTCTGGCACTTATGGCAGCGGGGGTACCTATAAAATCTACTGTTGCAGGAATTGCAATGGGACTTATAAAAGAAGGAGATACATTTACTGTACTGACTGATATACAGGGACTTGAAGATCATCTGGGAGATATGGACTTTAAAGTGGCAGGAACAAGAAAAGGTATAACTGCTATACAGATGGATATTAAAATAGAAGGAATCACAAGGGAAATAATGGAAATAGCATTAAAACAGGCACTGGATGGAAGAATGTTTATAATAGACAAAATGGAATCAGTTATAAGTGAACCAAGACCTGAAGTTGCTGAAAATGCACCAAAAATTGAACTGATGAAAATAGACCCTTCTAAAATTGCAGGACTGATAGGGCCGGCAGGAAAAGTTATAAAAGCTATAATTGAAGAAACTGGAGTTTCAATAGACATAGAAGATGATGGAAGTGTGGCTATATTTGGAAAAGATCCTGAAATGATGAAAAAAGCCATAGAGCTTGTAAAAAGACAGACACAGTCAGTAGAACTGAATGCGATTTATGAAGGTAAAGTAACAAAACTTATGAAATTCGGTGCATTTGTAGAAGTGCTTCCAGGTAAGGAAGGACTGCTTCATATTTCTGAAATAAGTGAAAAAAGAGTAGGAAAAGTTGAAGATGTACTGAAAGAAGGACAGATTGTAAAAGTAAAAGTAATAACATTGGAAGATGAAAATAAATTTAATTTAAGTATGAAAGCTTTAATTCCTAAAGAAAATAAAGGAGAAGGTGGTAAGGATGAATCTGCCAAATAA